The Arenicella xantha genome window below encodes:
- a CDS encoding PPC domain-containing protein codes for MGHGQVYIRAATSGFYCGALKLSVLKSLCDGERRAACNVNEVGGLAEAISSAELTAGDDTLELASGCVYTLETEEFSGFDSNLALQKLDTNIVINGNGATITRSDTAPRFRILEIANGANVTINDLTISNGYTENGGDADYGVPGAGILNLGTLTINRSTISGNTTGNGIDVILGHGRNGGAGGGIALMNNATLNVFESSIVGNRTGDGGNARHGSGENGQPGRGGGIYNGESNLNLQRNLIADNVIGALGIGSTTNSSLFGGGGVYASLQGAFGSLRLSSNTFSNNTLPMSLQAAGGAMYVGNFGTSTINIFHNTFASNTSGILVSSLDHPVFLTGNIFTGHAGPDCTSNEFGTSTVSVQFNLFQGTSSNACGAADGANGNVTNGIANLAPLGDNGGPTLTHDLLPGSDAIDSVSVRATYQDQRGVRVGQDYDNLAPFNDLADMGALEHIRIDKISQNTNESGLEIATASQQYVFEVELKKGQRVTASIFFTHGDGDLDLRLIAKKDLSNTIAISDSADNQESIEFSASESGVYWFYVYGYTGALNTFDYDFEFDGDELCFPVGKTPRIAVVCL; via the coding sequence ATGGGTCATGGTCAAGTATACATTCGTGCTGCTACAAGCGGCTTCTACTGCGGTGCTCTCAAGCTTAGTGTCCTTAAGTCTTTGTGTGATGGCGAACGCCGTGCGGCCTGCAATGTGAACGAGGTGGGCGGTTTAGCAGAAGCAATCAGTAGCGCTGAACTCACAGCGGGAGATGACACCTTGGAGCTGGCCTCAGGGTGTGTCTACACGCTGGAGACCGAGGAGTTTAGTGGCTTCGACTCAAATTTGGCCTTACAAAAACTTGATACGAACATCGTAATTAATGGTAATGGCGCAACCATCACACGTAGTGATACGGCTCCGCGGTTCAGAATTTTAGAAATCGCTAACGGGGCGAATGTCACCATCAACGATTTAACCATCAGTAATGGCTATACTGAGAATGGTGGTGATGCCGATTACGGTGTGCCGGGAGCCGGTATTTTGAACCTCGGCACCTTAACCATCAATCGTTCCACAATAAGTGGCAATACAACCGGTAATGGCATTGATGTGATCTTGGGGCACGGTCGCAATGGTGGCGCTGGTGGCGGAATTGCGCTAATGAATAACGCCACCCTAAATGTATTCGAAAGTAGCATCGTCGGCAACCGGACTGGTGATGGTGGCAATGCTCGCCATGGCAGCGGAGAGAACGGACAACCTGGGCGCGGCGGCGGCATCTATAATGGCGAGAGCAATTTAAATCTACAACGCAACCTAATAGCAGACAATGTCATAGGCGCATTAGGCATAGGCTCAACAACCAACTCGAGCCTCTTTGGCGGCGGTGGTGTTTACGCGAGTTTGCAGGGCGCTTTTGGCAGCCTAAGGCTAAGCAGCAACACCTTTAGTAATAATACGCTCCCGATGTCCTTACAAGCGGCTGGGGGAGCTATGTACGTTGGTAATTTCGGCACCTCAACGATCAATATCTTTCATAATACCTTTGCTAGTAATACCAGCGGCATTTTGGTTTCCTCTCTCGACCACCCTGTTTTTTTGACGGGCAACATTTTCACTGGGCATGCCGGACCGGATTGCACTAGCAATGAGTTTGGTACCTCCACAGTTTCAGTGCAATTTAATTTGTTTCAAGGCACAAGTAGCAATGCCTGTGGCGCGGCCGACGGGGCCAATGGTAATGTAACAAATGGAATAGCTAACCTAGCTCCTCTTGGCGATAACGGCGGCCCAACGCTGACCCATGATCTGCTGCCGGGAAGCGATGCGATTGATTCAGTCTCAGTGAGGGCGACCTATCAAGACCAACGAGGAGTTCGTGTTGGGCAAGATTACGACAACCTAGCACCATTCAATGACCTTGCCGATATGGGGGCTTTGGAGCATATTCGCATCGACAAAATAAGCCAAAACACCAATGAAAGTGGGCTGGAAATTGCTACCGCCAGCCAACAATATGTATTCGAAGTTGAATTGAAGAAAGGCCAGAGGGTAACCGCCAGCATCTTTTTCACACACGGCGACGGAGACCTTGATCTGAGACTAATTGCCAAAAAGGATCTATCGAATACGATTGCAATTTCAGACAGCGCCGATAATCAGGAGTCAATCGAATTCAGCGCCAGCGAGTCAGGTGTGTACTGGTTCTACGTTTACGGCTACACCGGCGCATTAAATACCTTCGACTATGACTTTGAATTCGACGGTGATGAACTATGCTTTCCTGTTGGAAAAACGCCAAGGATTGCGGTTGTTTGTTTGTGA